CCCTACCTGGCAATAATACTAGAGGAAAAACTTTTCATGAACTTAATATCACCGCAAGAACATAACTCACCATCCCCCCTCTCTCAAACGGCTGTTTTTGCCGGTGGGTGCTTTTGGGGCGTAGAACACCTGATGAAAGAAGTAAAGGGCGTTTTGGCTACGCAATGTGGATATACCGGCGGAGATTTATCTAATCCTTTATATGAAGACGTATGCACCGGCCAAACAGGACATTTTGAAGCGGTGCGTATTGTTTTTGACCCTCAAATAGTCTCTTATGAAGATTTAGCCAAATTGTTTTTTGAAATTCATGACCCTACTCAGACCAATGGGCAAGGGCCCGATATCGGACAACAGTATTATTCTGCCGTCTTTTATAGCAATGAAGAACAAAAACAAACTATTGAAAAATTGGTAAGTATTTTAAAAAATAAAGGATACCGAGTGGCTACACAACTATTACCGCTAAAGATCTTTTGGCCGGCAGAAGATTACCAT
The DNA window shown above is from Elusimicrobiaceae bacterium and carries:
- the msrA gene encoding peptide-methionine (S)-S-oxide reductase MsrA; translation: MNLISPQEHNSPSPLSQTAVFAGGCFWGVEHLMKEVKGVLATQCGYTGGDLSNPLYEDVCTGQTGHFEAVRIVFDPQIVSYEDLAKLFFEIHDPTQTNGQGPDIGQQYYSAVFYSNEEQKQTIEKLVSILKNKGYRVATQLLPLKIFWPAEDYHQQYYQKKGTQPYCHQRIKKF